One stretch of Candidatus Saccharimonadales bacterium DNA includes these proteins:
- a CDS encoding F0F1 ATP synthase subunit beta, with amino-acid sequence MSEQTVYKKGVVRTLKGLVIKVRFDEGMPDLNEMLYVDNEKKSPLLVSSLTNSDMAVCLNIGGDYSIQKGESVTRSGRSLEIPVGEEMIGRVWDAMGRPIDGKPQLDQAVLDKMIKRPIFSPAFRETSLVNRSDEVLETGLKVLDFFTPFVKGRKIGIVGGAGVGKTVLTMEIINNVAEGSGAISMFAGIGERIREGHELYKTLADNGLLKTTAMFFGQMNENPVQRSLIGLSAITLAEYFRDDQKKDVLLFADNMYRYIQARNEVSTIIDQTPAEGGYQPTVFSDIKTFQDRLSTNANGSITALQTIYVPADDLSDPAVQMIQHELDSTIVLSRAVAAQGIRPAVDILASKSSLLTPEVVGERHYDLATRATAILQKYESLKGIIAIIGESELSSEDREDYNRAKQLIEFFKQRFNVMEKVTGVAGEHMTREKTLDGVEEIIGKMETKDTKLGEYADKSPVAAAVADSVESAQEEK; translated from the coding sequence ATGAGCGAACAAACAGTGTATAAAAAGGGCGTCGTCCGTACCCTCAAGGGCCTGGTTATTAAGGTCCGGTTCGATGAAGGTATGCCAGATCTCAATGAAATGCTTTACGTTGACAACGAGAAAAAGTCGCCGCTTCTCGTCAGTAGTCTGACGAACAGTGATATGGCAGTGTGTCTGAACATCGGTGGTGATTACAGTATCCAAAAGGGTGAGTCGGTGACGCGCAGCGGGCGCAGCCTCGAGATTCCCGTAGGTGAAGAAATGATTGGCCGCGTGTGGGATGCTATGGGGCGTCCGATCGACGGCAAGCCGCAGCTGGATCAAGCGGTACTAGACAAAATGATTAAGCGCCCGATTTTCTCGCCAGCCTTCCGGGAGACAAGCCTTGTAAATCGCTCCGACGAAGTGCTTGAAACAGGCCTGAAGGTCCTCGATTTCTTTACCCCGTTCGTCAAAGGCCGTAAAATTGGTATTGTCGGTGGTGCCGGTGTGGGCAAGACGGTACTGACGATGGAAATTATCAACAACGTTGCCGAAGGTTCGGGCGCGATTAGTATGTTCGCCGGTATTGGTGAGCGTATTCGTGAGGGGCATGAGCTCTACAAGACCCTTGCTGATAACGGTCTTTTAAAAACAACCGCTATGTTCTTTGGTCAGATGAACGAAAATCCGGTCCAGCGTAGTTTGATCGGTCTTTCCGCTATCACACTTGCCGAATATTTCCGTGACGATCAAAAAAAGGACGTGCTGCTGTTTGCTGACAATATGTACCGCTACATCCAGGCTAGAAACGAGGTCTCGACGATTATCGACCAAACACCGGCTGAGGGTGGCTACCAGCCAACGGTCTTCTCCGACATCAAGACGTTCCAGGACCGCTTGTCGACTAATGCAAACGGCTCAATTACCGCGCTGCAAACAATCTACGTGCCGGCCGACGATCTTTCCGACCCGGCGGTGCAGATGATCCAGCATGAGCTCGACTCGACCATCGTACTTTCACGTGCGGTGGCGGCACAGGGTATCCGACCGGCAGTCGATATCTTGGCATCAAAATCGAGCCTGCTAACACCAGAAGTGGTTGGCGAGCGGCATTACGACCTTGCCACCCGGGCAACGGCAATTTTGCAAAAGTACGAGTCGCTCAAAGGAATCATCGCTATTATTGGTGAGTCTGAACTTTCAAGCGAAGACCGCGAGGATTACAACAGAGCAAAACAGCTCATCGAATTCTTCAAACAACGGTTTAACGTCATGGAAAAGGTGACCGGCGTAGCAGGTGAGCATATGACGCGCGAAAAAACACTCGATGGTGTTGAAGAGATTATCGGCAAGATGGAGACAAAGGATACCAAATTAGGTGAATACGCTGACAAGAGTCCGGTTGCGGCAGCTGTTGCCGATTCAGTCGAGTCTGCCCAAGAGGAAAAATAA
- a CDS encoding F0F1 ATP synthase subunit gamma, whose translation MRRPLEIKGEEASVRSVVSLTSALETLSSMQIAKTKNKVLISNQFFDEVWNIYKQIRVDVFFNFGRTIDETPINKELLILITAKGGLSGDIDNRLIRKVVERYDETKNDVLVVGHHGALKLKQAHIDHTYYFDLPEHDYINVDPLMAIIRKYAKSRIFYQNYISLSQQEIKDVDLSDVVSSKGRVADLSILGDDMVTEKTYIFEPSSYAVAAYLENSILRLTISQFIYDSRLAQVASRFKAMSAAKERSIDNASELHTEYNRAKRSQVDTRLKESMAGLKKLRAGGAE comes from the coding sequence ATGCGTCGCCCACTTGAAATTAAGGGAGAGGAAGCTTCGGTCCGTTCTGTAGTTAGCTTGACATCGGCGCTCGAAACCCTGAGTAGCATGCAGATTGCCAAGACGAAAAATAAGGTACTGATCAGTAATCAATTTTTTGATGAAGTCTGGAATATTTACAAGCAGATCCGTGTCGACGTATTCTTTAACTTTGGACGTACGATAGACGAAACGCCGATTAACAAAGAACTATTGATCCTCATCACCGCCAAGGGCGGCCTGAGCGGCGATATCGACAATCGTCTCATCCGCAAGGTTGTCGAACGCTATGACGAGACGAAAAACGATGTGCTAGTCGTTGGCCACCATGGTGCGCTTAAACTTAAGCAAGCGCACATCGATCATACGTATTATTTCGATCTGCCCGAGCATGATTATATCAATGTCGACCCGCTGATGGCCATCATTAGGAAATACGCCAAAAGCCGAATTTTTTATCAAAATTACATCTCGCTTTCCCAGCAAGAAATCAAAGACGTCGATCTCAGCGATGTTGTTTCGAGCAAGGGTCGCGTGGCTGACCTGTCCATCCTAGGTGATGATATGGTGACTGAAAAAACATATATTTTCGAGCCGAGCTCTTACGCTGTGGCAGCATATTTAGAGAATTCGATTTTGCGCCTAACGATTTCGCAATTTATTTATGATAGTCGTCTGGCCCAGGTTGCAAGCCGGTTCAAGGCTATGTCTGCCGCCAAAGAACGCTCGATCGACAATGCTAGTGAGCTCCATACCGAATATAACCGTGCCAAACGTAGCCAAGTCGACACCAGGTTGAAAGAATCTATGGCCGGTCTCAAAAAATTACGTGCCGGAGGAGCAGAATAA